The following coding sequences are from one Scomber scombrus chromosome 20, fScoSco1.1, whole genome shotgun sequence window:
- the LOC134002517 gene encoding transmembrane protein 236-like, which produces MGSGRTLKFALCEVLQFAGLCVPLFIVMQRFAIIVAKVKASAQPPGDGSTAYWLIVASSIAYVTSTALLVWVPLKYMVFVKKKFLIGRKKWRPVALVYVILSTLPCFAFLIASSEVQINNNMKHDTFTELPVSLVLFSLICIDVVERIRHCRLTGQGSDMERDADVPSAVLTHMEQVTPVAPVTPAVPGPAAPGPAVPGPAAPGQAQPTPVPPGPTQLNDRNQNGAGARPETNGTVPGVPGNTGRPFSISGLSSRSASTTAYHLSPYAYAGPLRFLCASDARADVFVDSFMFWMDTVEMVRVAGHPLVYYSGWVFPIYIFSYLSCLRVVVMPHSPLLSSLGVVLQDLPFFFVRIGLIAFFGFVTPLLYLMKNLLVCLAFIYFNFMTKLRVFNTERMFF; this is translated from the exons ATGGGCTCGGGGAGGACGCTGAAGTTCGCCCTGTGCGAGGTGCTGCAGTTTGCAGGCCTGTGCGTGCCACTCTTCATCGTCATGCAAAGGTTCGCCATCATCGTAGCAAAGGTCAAAGCGTCGGCGCAGCCCCCCGGTGACGGCAGCACGGCCTACTGGTTGATCGTGGCTTCCTCCATTGCCTATGTCACTTCCACCGCCCTGCTGGTCTGGGTACCCCTGAAGTATATGGTCTTTGTGAAGAAGAAGTTTCTAATTGGGAGGAAGAAGTG GAGGCCTGTGGCTCTCGTATATGTGATCCTGTCCACATTACCCTGCTTTGCCTTTCTCATCGCCAGCTCTGAG gttcaaataaataacaacatgaaacatgataCGTTCACGGAGCTCCCTGTATCACTAgtcctcttctctctcatctGTATTGATGTTGTGGAAAGGATACGTCACTGCAGACTGACCGGCCAGG gtAGTGACATGGAGAGAGACGCTGACGTCCCCTCCGCTGTCCTCACACACATGGAGCAGGTAACACCAGTAGCACCTGTCACACCAGCTGTGCCAGGGCCAGCTGCGCCTGGGCCAGCTGTACCCGGGCCAGCTGCACCCGGGCAGGCCCAGCCCACTCCTGTGCCACCCGGACCAACCCAACTCAATGACAGAAACCAAAACGGAGCTGGGGCTCGACCAGAGACCAATGGAACAGTTCCAGGTGTACCAGGTAACACGGGGAGACCATTTAGTATCTCTGGATTGAGCTCACGTTCAGCGAGCACCACAGCGTACCACCTATCTCCATACGCCTACGCAGGGCCACTACGGTTCCTGTGTGCTAGTGACGCCCGTGCTGATGTGTTTGTAGACAGCTTTATGTTCTGGATGGATACAGTGGAGATGGTGAGGGTGGCAGGACATCCGCTGGTCTACTACTCTGGCTGGGTGTTCCCTATCTATATCTTCAGCTACCTGTCTTGCCTGCGTGTGGTGGTCATGCCCCACAGCCCCCTGCTTTCCTCACTAGGAGTGGTCCTGCAGGATTTGCCCTTCTTCTTTGTGCGTATTGGCCTCATTGCCTTCTTTGGGTTTGTCACACCCCTACTCTATCTGATGAAGAACCTGTTGGTCTGCCTGGCCTTCATCTATTTCAACTTCATGACCAAGCTGAGGGTCTTCAACACCGAGAGGATGTTCTTTTGA